A genomic window from Thunnus maccoyii chromosome 2, fThuMac1.1, whole genome shotgun sequence includes:
- the dlc1 gene encoding rho GTPase-activating protein 7 isoform X2: protein MVLLLMKLDQLDQEIENALSVTSSMDNKPNLHRRQFLEFDLGSVPAASQNPPLPHVPASSTSGPTPALGAKPKSGTTSTIPEKEKAEIEAKEACTWLRAAGFPQYAQLYEDGQFPIDISSVTRDHDFLDRDAIEALCRRLNTLNKCALMRLEISPQRKRSEDSDEDEPCAISGRWTFQRDSKRWSRMEELEVFSTLHTDDAQPPFPKDQASQKSKLTLREGNSSESVLTDLSEQPEVGSIHSSGSGGRGEEKSHGATLHLPNEAAPAGATRASSVASMCSSSGTGGSGCANEDSLSDGLPPSPLETLGQFTFDVKTGMGGLGGSLDRGGISGKSTRSRAKSFLKRMESLRLRSGTSSKRKKKGSTSGGKIEISGPVIKEGLDDDKLRRLNCVDISSINLNQNLNHHRNPTQTMTLNRNRSVSYSTQTSNGSTGSTGSSQSEASSGSAVSTPSPVTRARSHSTAAGSSKRGGMYLEGFDPFSVPQQASDRQPTPPPKSAPAIPCQASNGMTVHEQNRRNNRSVRDNSRQAEEEEEEEEDSMIFFYLPEGHKPGTFPKALQDGSSRNNNVNDNGNSVILRGRQSRRQRRGSSGSVDSRLSFYDNVPHTEREEDVEEEEGDERKLEEVLQHVSGLQRFVNAWSEAVAGEEEEEEEDEEEEGDSDSALDSASPCPSSPLQNRLEETENGSDQDSTGNPLGEGEEGMRERRDSGVGASLTRTSRPQKLRWPSFQNSHRPSLASAQLQISCQSVLQMNLLQKLSLLQLTALLERHTPTNKHGFSWAVPKFMKRIKVRDYKDRNVFGVPLQVIVQRTGQPLPQGIQQAMRYLRNQCLDQVGLFRKSGVKSRIQALRQMNEASGADGGGVNYEGQSAYDVADMLKQYFRDLPEPLLTSKLSETFLQIYQYMPKELRLQAARAAVLLLPDENREALRTLLCLLSDVTASVAENQMTPTNLAVCLAPSLFHLNTLRRKESSSPRVMNRKQTLGKPDQRDLNENLAATHGLAHMIQECRKLFRIPEEMNRCRNSYVEQALLPRRLEELSSEEAGQGGYRAYLQESLDALLKEAKDKFKGYDSCSTPEHAELAYRKVHDGFPLRLWKVTAEVPASPEEVLTRLLREQGHWDEDLLESRVVETLDERTEVYQYVRNTMAPHPTRDHLVLRTWLTDLPKGACALVCTSVDHEGAPAVGVRANVLTSRYFIEPCGANKSRLTHISRIDCRGRFPEWYNKLYGHLCAAEVARIRDSFTASMDK from the exons AGATTGAAGCCAAAGAGGCCTGTACCTGGCTCCGGGCAGCAGGGTTCCCTCAGTATGCCCAGCTTTATGAAG atGGTCAGTTTCCTATTGACATCTCTTCGGTCACCAGAGACCACGACTTTCTCGATCGGGATGCTATTGAGGCTCTCTGCAG GAGACTGAACACCCTCAACAAGTGCGCTCTAATGAGACTTGAGATATCACCACAAAGAAAACGA AGCGAGGACTCAGATGAGGATGAGCCTTGTGCCATCAGTGGACGCTGGACCTTCCAGAGGGACAGCAAGCGCTGGTCCCGTATGGAGGAGCTAGAGGTTTTCTCCACACTGCACACAGATGACGCCCAACCTCCATTCCCCAAGGACCAAGCATCCCAGAAAAGCAAGCTCACCCTACGTGAAGGAAACAGTTCAGAGAGTGTGCTGACTGATCTTAGTGAACAGCCTGAAGTGGGCTCCATCCATAGCAGCGggagtggaggaagaggagaggagaagagccATGGTGCCACCCTACATTTACCAAATGAAGCTGCACCAGCTGGTGCCACCCGTGCTAGCTCTGTAGCTAGCATGTGTTCATCCTCAGGCACAGGCGGGTCAGGATGTGCCAATGAGGACTCTCTGTCTGATGGGTTGCCTCCATCACCCCTGGAGACACTCGGACAGTTCACCTTTGATGTGAAAACAGGAATGGGAGGACTAGGAGGAAGTCTGGACCGTGGTGGCATCAGTGGCAAAAGCACACGCTCGCGAGCTAAGAGCTTCCTCAAGAGGATGGAGAGTCTACGGCTCCGCAGCGGCACCTCCTccaagagaaagaagaaggggAGCACCAGTGGAGGGAAGATAGAAATCAGTGGCCCTGTTATCAAAGAGGGTCTGGATGACGACAAGTTGCGGAGGCTCAACTGTGTGGACATCTCCAGTATCAACCTCAACCAGAACCTCAATCACCACCGCAATCCTACTCAGACTATGACACTTAACCGGAATCGCTCCGTATCCTACTCCACTCAGACCAGTAACGGCAGCACTGGAAGTACTGGGAGCAGCCAATCTGAAGCCAGCAGTGGAAGTGCAGTGAGCACACCAAGCCCAGTGACTCGCGCTCGCAgccacagcacagcagcaggCTCTAGTAAGAGAGGAGGAATGTATTTAGAGGGTTTTGATCCTTTCAGCGTTCCCCAGCAAGCTTCAGACCGACAGCCAACACCCCCACCCAAATCTGCCCCGGCCATCCCATGCCAAGCTAGTAATGGGATGACAGTTCATGAGCAGAACCGTAGGAACAACCGCAGTGTTCGAGACAATAGCAGAcaagctgaggaggaggaagaggaggaagaggacagcATGATCTTCTTTTATTTACCAGAAGGTCACAAGCCCGGAACTTTCCCCAAAGCCCTGCAGGACGGGAGTTCACGCAATAACAATGTAAATGATAATGGGAACTCAGTGATCCTCAGAGGACGGCAAAGCAGACGTCAGCGTCGTGGCTCTTCAGGCTCTGTGGACAGCCGGCTCAGTTTTTATGACAACGTCCCTCAcactgagagagaagaggacgtggaggaggaagagggggatgAGCGCAAACTGGAGGAAGTGCTACAACATGTCAGCGGCCTGCAGCGTTTTGTTAACGCCTGGTCAGAGGCTGTGGccggtgaagaggaggaggaggaggaggatgaagaggaggagggagactCGGATTCGGCATTGGACTCAGCCTCCCCGTGcccgtcctctcctctgcagaACCGACTGGAGGAGACGGAGAACGGAAGTGACCAAGACAGCACAGGAAACCCACTGGgcgagggagaggaggggatgagagagagaagagattcTGGTGTTGGAGCATCTTTAACAAGAACCAGCAG ACCACAGAAACTCCGCTGGCCGAGCTTCCAGAACTCCCATCGGCCCAGCTTGGCCTCCGCCCAGCTCCAGATTAGCTGTCAGTCTGTGCTACAGATGAATCTCCTCCAGAAGctttctctgctgcagctcactGCTCTGCTGGAGAGGCACACCCCTACAAACAAACATGGCTTCAGCTG GGCTGTGCCAAAGTTTATGAAGCGGATCAAGGTGCGTGACTACAAAGACAGGAATGTGTTCGGTGTGCCACTACAAGTCATAGTCCAGCGGACAGGCCAACCCCTCCCTCAGGGAATTCAGCAAGCCATGCGCTACTTACGTAACCAATGTCTCGACCAg GTGGGTCTTTTCAGGAAATCAGGAGTTAAATCTCGTATCCAAGCTCTGCGTCAGATGAATGAGGCGAGCGGTGCAGATGGCGGAGGAGTCAACTACGAGGGCCAATCAGCGTATGATGTTGCAGACATGCTGAAGCAGTACTTCAGAGATTTGCCCGAACCCCTGCTAACTAGCAAACTGTCTGAGACCTTCCTCCAGATCTATCAGT aCATGCCTAAAGAGCTCCGTCTGCAGGCAGCACGTGCAgccgtgctgctgctgcccGATGAGAACCGAGAGGCGCTGCGGACGCTGCTGTGCCTGCTGAGCGACGTGACTGCCAGCGTGGCCGAGAACCAGATGACCCCCACCAACCTGGCTGTCTGTCTGGCCCCGTCCCTCTTCCACCTCAACACCCTGCGTCGCAAGGAGAGCTCCTCACCAag GGTGATGAACAGGAAGCAGACACTGGGAAAGCCGGACCAGAGAGACCTGAATGAGAACCTGGCTGCCACTCATGGCCTGGCACACATGATACAGGAGTGCAGGAAACTCTTCCGG ATCCCAGAGGAAATGAATCGCTGCAGGAACTCGTATGTGGAGCAGGCTCTGCTGCCACGACGCTTGGAGGAGCTCTCAAGTGAAGAGGCCGGGCAAGGAGGCTACAGGGCTTACCTACAGGAAAGCCTCGATGCCCTCCTCAAAGAGGCTAAGGACAAGTTCAAAGGTTATGACAGCTGCTCCACCCCTGAGCATGCTGAGCTGGCCTACAGGAAG GTGCATGATGGCTTTCCACTGCGGCTGTGGAAGGTGACTGCGGAGGTGCCTGCAAGTCCTGAGGAGGTCCTGACACGGCTGCTGCGGGAGCAGGGCCACTGGGACGAGGACCTGCTCGAGAGTCGGGTGGTGGAGACCCTGGACGAGAGGACGGAGGTCTACCAGTATGTTAGGAACACCATGGCCCCACATCCCACCAGAGACCACCTGGTGCTCAG AACGTGGTTAACAGACTTGCCAAAAGGAGCATGTGCACTTGTGTGTACATCTGTGGACCATGAAGGGGCACCAGCGGTAGGCGTCCGGGCAAATGTCCTTACCTCACGCTACTTTATCGAGCCCTGCGGAGCCAACAAATCCAGACTCACACACATTTCCAGGATTGACTGCAG GGGTCGTTTCCCAGAGTGGTACAATAAACTGTATGGACACTTGTGTGCTGCTGAGGTGGCGCGGATACGTGACTCATTCACTGCGTCCATGGACAAATGA
- the dlc1 gene encoding rho GTPase-activating protein 7 isoform X3: MQAGMSHSMRLLLLQRSFSDHIRSSTSRALDMLSKSARESRLGEIEAKEACTWLRAAGFPQYAQLYEDGQFPIDISSVTRDHDFLDRDAIEALCRRLNTLNKCALMRLEISPQRKRSEDSDEDEPCAISGRWTFQRDSKRWSRMEELEVFSTLHTDDAQPPFPKDQASQKSKLTLREGNSSESVLTDLSEQPEVGSIHSSGSGGRGEEKSHGATLHLPNEAAPAGATRASSVASMCSSSGTGGSGCANEDSLSDGLPPSPLETLGQFTFDVKTGMGGLGGSLDRGGISGKSTRSRAKSFLKRMESLRLRSGTSSKRKKKGSTSGGKIEISGPVIKEGLDDDKLRRLNCVDISSINLNQNLNHHRNPTQTMTLNRNRSVSYSTQTSNGSTGSTGSSQSEASSGSAVSTPSPVTRARSHSTAAGSSKRGGMYLEGFDPFSVPQQASDRQPTPPPKSAPAIPCQASNGMTVHEQNRRNNRSVRDNSRQAEEEEEEEEDSMIFFYLPEGHKPGTFPKALQDGSSRNNNVNDNGNSVILRGRQSRRQRRGSSGSVDSRLSFYDNVPHTEREEDVEEEEGDERKLEEVLQHVSGLQRFVNAWSEAVAGEEEEEEEDEEEEGDSDSALDSASPCPSSPLQNRLEETENGSDQDSTGNPLGEGEEGMRERRDSGVGASLTRTSRPQKLRWPSFQNSHRPSLASAQLQISCQSVLQMNLLQKLSLLQLTALLERHTPTNKHGFSWAVPKFMKRIKVRDYKDRNVFGVPLQVIVQRTGQPLPQGIQQAMRYLRNQCLDQVGLFRKSGVKSRIQALRQMNEASGADGGGVNYEGQSAYDVADMLKQYFRDLPEPLLTSKLSETFLQIYQYMPKELRLQAARAAVLLLPDENREALRTLLCLLSDVTASVAENQMTPTNLAVCLAPSLFHLNTLRRKESSSPRVMNRKQTLGKPDQRDLNENLAATHGLAHMIQECRKLFRIPEEMNRCRNSYVEQALLPRRLEELSSEEAGQGGYRAYLQESLDALLKEAKDKFKGYDSCSTPEHAELAYRKVHDGFPLRLWKVTAEVPASPEEVLTRLLREQGHWDEDLLESRVVETLDERTEVYQYVRNTMAPHPTRDHLVLRTWLTDLPKGACALVCTSVDHEGAPAVGVRANVLTSRYFIEPCGANKSRLTHISRIDCRGRFPEWYNKLYGHLCAAEVARIRDSFTASMDK; this comes from the exons AGATTGAAGCCAAAGAGGCCTGTACCTGGCTCCGGGCAGCAGGGTTCCCTCAGTATGCCCAGCTTTATGAAG atGGTCAGTTTCCTATTGACATCTCTTCGGTCACCAGAGACCACGACTTTCTCGATCGGGATGCTATTGAGGCTCTCTGCAG GAGACTGAACACCCTCAACAAGTGCGCTCTAATGAGACTTGAGATATCACCACAAAGAAAACGA AGCGAGGACTCAGATGAGGATGAGCCTTGTGCCATCAGTGGACGCTGGACCTTCCAGAGGGACAGCAAGCGCTGGTCCCGTATGGAGGAGCTAGAGGTTTTCTCCACACTGCACACAGATGACGCCCAACCTCCATTCCCCAAGGACCAAGCATCCCAGAAAAGCAAGCTCACCCTACGTGAAGGAAACAGTTCAGAGAGTGTGCTGACTGATCTTAGTGAACAGCCTGAAGTGGGCTCCATCCATAGCAGCGggagtggaggaagaggagaggagaagagccATGGTGCCACCCTACATTTACCAAATGAAGCTGCACCAGCTGGTGCCACCCGTGCTAGCTCTGTAGCTAGCATGTGTTCATCCTCAGGCACAGGCGGGTCAGGATGTGCCAATGAGGACTCTCTGTCTGATGGGTTGCCTCCATCACCCCTGGAGACACTCGGACAGTTCACCTTTGATGTGAAAACAGGAATGGGAGGACTAGGAGGAAGTCTGGACCGTGGTGGCATCAGTGGCAAAAGCACACGCTCGCGAGCTAAGAGCTTCCTCAAGAGGATGGAGAGTCTACGGCTCCGCAGCGGCACCTCCTccaagagaaagaagaaggggAGCACCAGTGGAGGGAAGATAGAAATCAGTGGCCCTGTTATCAAAGAGGGTCTGGATGACGACAAGTTGCGGAGGCTCAACTGTGTGGACATCTCCAGTATCAACCTCAACCAGAACCTCAATCACCACCGCAATCCTACTCAGACTATGACACTTAACCGGAATCGCTCCGTATCCTACTCCACTCAGACCAGTAACGGCAGCACTGGAAGTACTGGGAGCAGCCAATCTGAAGCCAGCAGTGGAAGTGCAGTGAGCACACCAAGCCCAGTGACTCGCGCTCGCAgccacagcacagcagcaggCTCTAGTAAGAGAGGAGGAATGTATTTAGAGGGTTTTGATCCTTTCAGCGTTCCCCAGCAAGCTTCAGACCGACAGCCAACACCCCCACCCAAATCTGCCCCGGCCATCCCATGCCAAGCTAGTAATGGGATGACAGTTCATGAGCAGAACCGTAGGAACAACCGCAGTGTTCGAGACAATAGCAGAcaagctgaggaggaggaagaggaggaagaggacagcATGATCTTCTTTTATTTACCAGAAGGTCACAAGCCCGGAACTTTCCCCAAAGCCCTGCAGGACGGGAGTTCACGCAATAACAATGTAAATGATAATGGGAACTCAGTGATCCTCAGAGGACGGCAAAGCAGACGTCAGCGTCGTGGCTCTTCAGGCTCTGTGGACAGCCGGCTCAGTTTTTATGACAACGTCCCTCAcactgagagagaagaggacgtggaggaggaagagggggatgAGCGCAAACTGGAGGAAGTGCTACAACATGTCAGCGGCCTGCAGCGTTTTGTTAACGCCTGGTCAGAGGCTGTGGccggtgaagaggaggaggaggaggaggatgaagaggaggagggagactCGGATTCGGCATTGGACTCAGCCTCCCCGTGcccgtcctctcctctgcagaACCGACTGGAGGAGACGGAGAACGGAAGTGACCAAGACAGCACAGGAAACCCACTGGgcgagggagaggaggggatgagagagagaagagattcTGGTGTTGGAGCATCTTTAACAAGAACCAGCAG ACCACAGAAACTCCGCTGGCCGAGCTTCCAGAACTCCCATCGGCCCAGCTTGGCCTCCGCCCAGCTCCAGATTAGCTGTCAGTCTGTGCTACAGATGAATCTCCTCCAGAAGctttctctgctgcagctcactGCTCTGCTGGAGAGGCACACCCCTACAAACAAACATGGCTTCAGCTG GGCTGTGCCAAAGTTTATGAAGCGGATCAAGGTGCGTGACTACAAAGACAGGAATGTGTTCGGTGTGCCACTACAAGTCATAGTCCAGCGGACAGGCCAACCCCTCCCTCAGGGAATTCAGCAAGCCATGCGCTACTTACGTAACCAATGTCTCGACCAg GTGGGTCTTTTCAGGAAATCAGGAGTTAAATCTCGTATCCAAGCTCTGCGTCAGATGAATGAGGCGAGCGGTGCAGATGGCGGAGGAGTCAACTACGAGGGCCAATCAGCGTATGATGTTGCAGACATGCTGAAGCAGTACTTCAGAGATTTGCCCGAACCCCTGCTAACTAGCAAACTGTCTGAGACCTTCCTCCAGATCTATCAGT aCATGCCTAAAGAGCTCCGTCTGCAGGCAGCACGTGCAgccgtgctgctgctgcccGATGAGAACCGAGAGGCGCTGCGGACGCTGCTGTGCCTGCTGAGCGACGTGACTGCCAGCGTGGCCGAGAACCAGATGACCCCCACCAACCTGGCTGTCTGTCTGGCCCCGTCCCTCTTCCACCTCAACACCCTGCGTCGCAAGGAGAGCTCCTCACCAag GGTGATGAACAGGAAGCAGACACTGGGAAAGCCGGACCAGAGAGACCTGAATGAGAACCTGGCTGCCACTCATGGCCTGGCACACATGATACAGGAGTGCAGGAAACTCTTCCGG ATCCCAGAGGAAATGAATCGCTGCAGGAACTCGTATGTGGAGCAGGCTCTGCTGCCACGACGCTTGGAGGAGCTCTCAAGTGAAGAGGCCGGGCAAGGAGGCTACAGGGCTTACCTACAGGAAAGCCTCGATGCCCTCCTCAAAGAGGCTAAGGACAAGTTCAAAGGTTATGACAGCTGCTCCACCCCTGAGCATGCTGAGCTGGCCTACAGGAAG GTGCATGATGGCTTTCCACTGCGGCTGTGGAAGGTGACTGCGGAGGTGCCTGCAAGTCCTGAGGAGGTCCTGACACGGCTGCTGCGGGAGCAGGGCCACTGGGACGAGGACCTGCTCGAGAGTCGGGTGGTGGAGACCCTGGACGAGAGGACGGAGGTCTACCAGTATGTTAGGAACACCATGGCCCCACATCCCACCAGAGACCACCTGGTGCTCAG AACGTGGTTAACAGACTTGCCAAAAGGAGCATGTGCACTTGTGTGTACATCTGTGGACCATGAAGGGGCACCAGCGGTAGGCGTCCGGGCAAATGTCCTTACCTCACGCTACTTTATCGAGCCCTGCGGAGCCAACAAATCCAGACTCACACACATTTCCAGGATTGACTGCAG GGGTCGTTTCCCAGAGTGGTACAATAAACTGTATGGACACTTGTGTGCTGCTGAGGTGGCGCGGATACGTGACTCATTCACTGCGTCCATGGACAAATGA
- the dlc1 gene encoding rho GTPase-activating protein 7 isoform X4, whose translation MILTQIEAKEACTWLRAAGFPQYAQLYEDGQFPIDISSVTRDHDFLDRDAIEALCRRLNTLNKCALMRLEISPQRKRSEDSDEDEPCAISGRWTFQRDSKRWSRMEELEVFSTLHTDDAQPPFPKDQASQKSKLTLREGNSSESVLTDLSEQPEVGSIHSSGSGGRGEEKSHGATLHLPNEAAPAGATRASSVASMCSSSGTGGSGCANEDSLSDGLPPSPLETLGQFTFDVKTGMGGLGGSLDRGGISGKSTRSRAKSFLKRMESLRLRSGTSSKRKKKGSTSGGKIEISGPVIKEGLDDDKLRRLNCVDISSINLNQNLNHHRNPTQTMTLNRNRSVSYSTQTSNGSTGSTGSSQSEASSGSAVSTPSPVTRARSHSTAAGSSKRGGMYLEGFDPFSVPQQASDRQPTPPPKSAPAIPCQASNGMTVHEQNRRNNRSVRDNSRQAEEEEEEEEDSMIFFYLPEGHKPGTFPKALQDGSSRNNNVNDNGNSVILRGRQSRRQRRGSSGSVDSRLSFYDNVPHTEREEDVEEEEGDERKLEEVLQHVSGLQRFVNAWSEAVAGEEEEEEEDEEEEGDSDSALDSASPCPSSPLQNRLEETENGSDQDSTGNPLGEGEEGMRERRDSGVGASLTRTSRPQKLRWPSFQNSHRPSLASAQLQISCQSVLQMNLLQKLSLLQLTALLERHTPTNKHGFSWAVPKFMKRIKVRDYKDRNVFGVPLQVIVQRTGQPLPQGIQQAMRYLRNQCLDQVGLFRKSGVKSRIQALRQMNEASGADGGGVNYEGQSAYDVADMLKQYFRDLPEPLLTSKLSETFLQIYQYMPKELRLQAARAAVLLLPDENREALRTLLCLLSDVTASVAENQMTPTNLAVCLAPSLFHLNTLRRKESSSPRVMNRKQTLGKPDQRDLNENLAATHGLAHMIQECRKLFRIPEEMNRCRNSYVEQALLPRRLEELSSEEAGQGGYRAYLQESLDALLKEAKDKFKGYDSCSTPEHAELAYRKVHDGFPLRLWKVTAEVPASPEEVLTRLLREQGHWDEDLLESRVVETLDERTEVYQYVRNTMAPHPTRDHLVLRTWLTDLPKGACALVCTSVDHEGAPAVGVRANVLTSRYFIEPCGANKSRLTHISRIDCRGRFPEWYNKLYGHLCAAEVARIRDSFTASMDK comes from the exons ATGATACTAACAC AGATTGAAGCCAAAGAGGCCTGTACCTGGCTCCGGGCAGCAGGGTTCCCTCAGTATGCCCAGCTTTATGAAG atGGTCAGTTTCCTATTGACATCTCTTCGGTCACCAGAGACCACGACTTTCTCGATCGGGATGCTATTGAGGCTCTCTGCAG GAGACTGAACACCCTCAACAAGTGCGCTCTAATGAGACTTGAGATATCACCACAAAGAAAACGA AGCGAGGACTCAGATGAGGATGAGCCTTGTGCCATCAGTGGACGCTGGACCTTCCAGAGGGACAGCAAGCGCTGGTCCCGTATGGAGGAGCTAGAGGTTTTCTCCACACTGCACACAGATGACGCCCAACCTCCATTCCCCAAGGACCAAGCATCCCAGAAAAGCAAGCTCACCCTACGTGAAGGAAACAGTTCAGAGAGTGTGCTGACTGATCTTAGTGAACAGCCTGAAGTGGGCTCCATCCATAGCAGCGggagtggaggaagaggagaggagaagagccATGGTGCCACCCTACATTTACCAAATGAAGCTGCACCAGCTGGTGCCACCCGTGCTAGCTCTGTAGCTAGCATGTGTTCATCCTCAGGCACAGGCGGGTCAGGATGTGCCAATGAGGACTCTCTGTCTGATGGGTTGCCTCCATCACCCCTGGAGACACTCGGACAGTTCACCTTTGATGTGAAAACAGGAATGGGAGGACTAGGAGGAAGTCTGGACCGTGGTGGCATCAGTGGCAAAAGCACACGCTCGCGAGCTAAGAGCTTCCTCAAGAGGATGGAGAGTCTACGGCTCCGCAGCGGCACCTCCTccaagagaaagaagaaggggAGCACCAGTGGAGGGAAGATAGAAATCAGTGGCCCTGTTATCAAAGAGGGTCTGGATGACGACAAGTTGCGGAGGCTCAACTGTGTGGACATCTCCAGTATCAACCTCAACCAGAACCTCAATCACCACCGCAATCCTACTCAGACTATGACACTTAACCGGAATCGCTCCGTATCCTACTCCACTCAGACCAGTAACGGCAGCACTGGAAGTACTGGGAGCAGCCAATCTGAAGCCAGCAGTGGAAGTGCAGTGAGCACACCAAGCCCAGTGACTCGCGCTCGCAgccacagcacagcagcaggCTCTAGTAAGAGAGGAGGAATGTATTTAGAGGGTTTTGATCCTTTCAGCGTTCCCCAGCAAGCTTCAGACCGACAGCCAACACCCCCACCCAAATCTGCCCCGGCCATCCCATGCCAAGCTAGTAATGGGATGACAGTTCATGAGCAGAACCGTAGGAACAACCGCAGTGTTCGAGACAATAGCAGAcaagctgaggaggaggaagaggaggaagaggacagcATGATCTTCTTTTATTTACCAGAAGGTCACAAGCCCGGAACTTTCCCCAAAGCCCTGCAGGACGGGAGTTCACGCAATAACAATGTAAATGATAATGGGAACTCAGTGATCCTCAGAGGACGGCAAAGCAGACGTCAGCGTCGTGGCTCTTCAGGCTCTGTGGACAGCCGGCTCAGTTTTTATGACAACGTCCCTCAcactgagagagaagaggacgtggaggaggaagagggggatgAGCGCAAACTGGAGGAAGTGCTACAACATGTCAGCGGCCTGCAGCGTTTTGTTAACGCCTGGTCAGAGGCTGTGGccggtgaagaggaggaggaggaggaggatgaagaggaggagggagactCGGATTCGGCATTGGACTCAGCCTCCCCGTGcccgtcctctcctctgcagaACCGACTGGAGGAGACGGAGAACGGAAGTGACCAAGACAGCACAGGAAACCCACTGGgcgagggagaggaggggatgagagagagaagagattcTGGTGTTGGAGCATCTTTAACAAGAACCAGCAG ACCACAGAAACTCCGCTGGCCGAGCTTCCAGAACTCCCATCGGCCCAGCTTGGCCTCCGCCCAGCTCCAGATTAGCTGTCAGTCTGTGCTACAGATGAATCTCCTCCAGAAGctttctctgctgcagctcactGCTCTGCTGGAGAGGCACACCCCTACAAACAAACATGGCTTCAGCTG GGCTGTGCCAAAGTTTATGAAGCGGATCAAGGTGCGTGACTACAAAGACAGGAATGTGTTCGGTGTGCCACTACAAGTCATAGTCCAGCGGACAGGCCAACCCCTCCCTCAGGGAATTCAGCAAGCCATGCGCTACTTACGTAACCAATGTCTCGACCAg GTGGGTCTTTTCAGGAAATCAGGAGTTAAATCTCGTATCCAAGCTCTGCGTCAGATGAATGAGGCGAGCGGTGCAGATGGCGGAGGAGTCAACTACGAGGGCCAATCAGCGTATGATGTTGCAGACATGCTGAAGCAGTACTTCAGAGATTTGCCCGAACCCCTGCTAACTAGCAAACTGTCTGAGACCTTCCTCCAGATCTATCAGT aCATGCCTAAAGAGCTCCGTCTGCAGGCAGCACGTGCAgccgtgctgctgctgcccGATGAGAACCGAGAGGCGCTGCGGACGCTGCTGTGCCTGCTGAGCGACGTGACTGCCAGCGTGGCCGAGAACCAGATGACCCCCACCAACCTGGCTGTCTGTCTGGCCCCGTCCCTCTTCCACCTCAACACCCTGCGTCGCAAGGAGAGCTCCTCACCAag GGTGATGAACAGGAAGCAGACACTGGGAAAGCCGGACCAGAGAGACCTGAATGAGAACCTGGCTGCCACTCATGGCCTGGCACACATGATACAGGAGTGCAGGAAACTCTTCCGG ATCCCAGAGGAAATGAATCGCTGCAGGAACTCGTATGTGGAGCAGGCTCTGCTGCCACGACGCTTGGAGGAGCTCTCAAGTGAAGAGGCCGGGCAAGGAGGCTACAGGGCTTACCTACAGGAAAGCCTCGATGCCCTCCTCAAAGAGGCTAAGGACAAGTTCAAAGGTTATGACAGCTGCTCCACCCCTGAGCATGCTGAGCTGGCCTACAGGAAG GTGCATGATGGCTTTCCACTGCGGCTGTGGAAGGTGACTGCGGAGGTGCCTGCAAGTCCTGAGGAGGTCCTGACACGGCTGCTGCGGGAGCAGGGCCACTGGGACGAGGACCTGCTCGAGAGTCGGGTGGTGGAGACCCTGGACGAGAGGACGGAGGTCTACCAGTATGTTAGGAACACCATGGCCCCACATCCCACCAGAGACCACCTGGTGCTCAG AACGTGGTTAACAGACTTGCCAAAAGGAGCATGTGCACTTGTGTGTACATCTGTGGACCATGAAGGGGCACCAGCGGTAGGCGTCCGGGCAAATGTCCTTACCTCACGCTACTTTATCGAGCCCTGCGGAGCCAACAAATCCAGACTCACACACATTTCCAGGATTGACTGCAG GGGTCGTTTCCCAGAGTGGTACAATAAACTGTATGGACACTTGTGTGCTGCTGAGGTGGCGCGGATACGTGACTCATTCACTGCGTCCATGGACAAATGA